The genomic region GTACGCCATCGGCGGCAACTCCAACCAGGAGCTCTTCGGGCCGCCCGGCGAGATCGTCAGCAGGCTGTCGGAGGACACCTGCGAGAACTGCAACAGCTACAACATGCTGAAGCTCGGGCGGCAGCTGTTCCTGCACGACCCGGACACCGCCGCCTACATGGACCACTACGAGTGGACCCTGATCAACCAGCTCCTGGCCGAGCAGGACCCGGACTCCGCGCACGGCTTCGTCACGTACTACACGGGCCTGTGGGCGGGGTCGCGCAGACAGCCCAAGGGCGGTCTCGGTTCCGCACCCGGCAGTTACAGCAGCGACTACGACAACTTCTCCTGCGACCACGGCACGGGCCTGGAGACCCACACGAAGTTCGCCGACTCCGTCTACTTCCGGTCGGCGGACGGCAGCGCGTCGGGCCCGTCGCTCCACGTCAACCTCTACATCCCCTCCGAGGTGCACTGGCGCGAGCAGGACGTGTCGCTGCGTCTGACCACGCCCGACCCGGCAGGTGACCTCACCCGGCTCACGGTCACCGGGGGCGGCGGCAGATTCGCGCTGCGGCTGCGGATACCGGGCTGGCTGGCCGACGGGCACGGCAGGACGGCCTCCGTACGTGTCAACGGGCGCCCGGCGGGCGGGGATCCCGCCGAGCCGGGCACCTACTTCACGATCAACCGCACCTGGAAGCGCGGCGACACGGTGGAGCTCCACCTGCCGCGCGTGCCCGTCTGGCGTCCCGCACCGGACAACCCGCAGGTCCAGTCGGTCTCCTACGGGCCGCACGTGCTGGCGGGCGCACACGGTGACACCGCGCCCGCGACCATCCCCCTCGTCCGGCCCGGCTCGCTGCGACCGGCCACCGGGCGGCCCGGCGGAGCCGGGGAGTTCACCGTGCTCGCCGACGGACAGCGCATACGCCTGCTGCCCTTCCACCGCGTCCATCACCAGAACTACTCGGTGTACTGGGCCGTCCCGCCCGGTCCGTCCCGCCCGCACGAGGTCGTGCGCCACACCCTGGACGAGGGCGTGGGCACCACGTCCGCCGACCGCACGGGTTCCTTCCCGCCCGCGCGGCTCGCGGCCGGCGCCACCTGGACCGCCCAGGGGCCGGACGGCCGCGGCGCCGTCTCGCTGGACGGTGCCGGGGGCCACGTCGTCCTGCCCCCGTCCGTGCCCTCCGGGCTCGACGCACTCACGGTGAGCGTGCGCGTCCGCCTGGACAGCCTCGCCGACTCGGCCCGGGTCTTCGATCTCGGGTACCACAAGGGCACCTACCTCTTCCTCACCCCGCGCACCGGCGCCGGGAAGGCCCGCGCCGCGCTGAAGATCTCCGGCATGGAGGGCGAGGACGTCGTCGACGCGGCAGGACCGCTGCCCACCGGCCGCTGGATCCACGTCGCGCTGACCATCGGCGCAGGCACCGCGGTGCTGTACGTCGACGGGGCCGAGGCGGGCCGCAATCCGGCGATGACCCAGAGCCCGCTGCTGCTCGGCGCCTCCACCCGCAACTATCTGGGCCGTTCGCAGAACTCCACGCACCCCGCCCTGCACGGCGCGGTCGCGGACTTCCGGCTGCACAACCGCGCCCTCACCGCGGCCCAGGTGGCCGCACTCTGAGCCCGCCTCCCCCACTTCCCGCACCCCTCGCACACGGAACATGGAGCACCCGCATGCCCGAATTCCCGCTGTCCAGACGCACGTTCGTAGCCGCAGCCGGGGCGGCGGGCACGGCCCTCGCCGTCGGCGGGCCGCCCGCCCTCGCGTCCGCCGCACCGGGTCAGACCCCAGCGGCGGCCGCTGCCTCCGGCTACTCCCCCGCACGCTTCACCGACCCGCCGCGCGACAGCCGCCCCGCCGTCTACTGGTACTGGAACGGCACGGTCACCCCCGAACTGGTCGACACC from Streptomyces sp. QL37 harbors:
- a CDS encoding glycoside hydrolase family 127 protein is translated as MTASPPPQPYRPPTPSRRQVLTATAATTAVLALSGGTAGAASGAPPNAVSEVAAAPPALAPLPLGDVRLLDSPFRENMRRTCAYLLFVDPDRLLHTFRLTVGLASDAEPCGGWEAPDVQLRGHTTGHLLSALAQAHAHTGEEAYAAKARHIVAALAECQAAAPAAGYRPGYLSAFPEEVFDQLEAGGKPWAPYYTLHKVMAGLLDQYLLCEDAQALDVLRAMAGWIDGRTGALPYDRMQALLKVEFGGMNEVLTNLFLATGDPAHLVTARRFDHEELYGPLAAGRDELAGRHANTEIAKIVGASRSYEATGERRYRDIATYFWKTVVADHSYAIGGNSNQELFGPPGEIVSRLSEDTCENCNSYNMLKLGRQLFLHDPDTAAYMDHYEWTLINQLLAEQDPDSAHGFVTYYTGLWAGSRRQPKGGLGSAPGSYSSDYDNFSCDHGTGLETHTKFADSVYFRSADGSASGPSLHVNLYIPSEVHWREQDVSLRLTTPDPAGDLTRLTVTGGGGRFALRLRIPGWLADGHGRTASVRVNGRPAGGDPAEPGTYFTINRTWKRGDTVELHLPRVPVWRPAPDNPQVQSVSYGPHVLAGAHGDTAPATIPLVRPGSLRPATGRPGGAGEFTVLADGQRIRLLPFHRVHHQNYSVYWAVPPGPSRPHEVVRHTLDEGVGTTSADRTGSFPPARLAAGATWTAQGPDGRGAVSLDGAGGHVVLPPSVPSGLDALTVSVRVRLDSLADSARVFDLGYHKGTYLFLTPRTGAGKARAALKISGMEGEDVVDAAGPLPTGRWIHVALTIGAGTAVLYVDGAEAGRNPAMTQSPLLLGASTRNYLGRSQNSTHPALHGAVADFRLHNRALTAAQVAAL